In the Populus trichocarpa isolate Nisqually-1 chromosome 1, P.trichocarpa_v4.1, whole genome shotgun sequence genome, one interval contains:
- the LOC7475094 gene encoding nuclear pore complex protein NUP35 produces MSLVNKSSGRQSLFFQDLASPVSAGKGKFSTPAQAAAVSALWRDNFGGSDLPPPPFYTLEDRSEISPESGIPDYPLSPDIKSHPTTSPFQSSGREFGTPPKTKSEATTSFALISGQNTQQGSPISTWWSPSKARSSEHEDKGKGSPVEGVVQPGALITLPPPREVARPEKHRNCVPAGNLDEEEWVTVYGFAPGDTNLVLREFEKCGVILKHVPGPREANWMHILYQSRADAQKALSKNGMQINGVLIIGVKLVDPMQRQALNERINNQGFMTLPPPSSTRTPDSNALRASPRPHYLQNGSTSARQSGGVIASPAKSMVSKIFDVMFGI; encoded by the exons atgAGTTTAGTGAATAAATCCTCTGGGAGGCAATCCTTGTTTTTCCAAGATTTGGCATCACCTGTTTCTGCTGGTAAAGGGAAGTTCTCGACTCCAGCTCAGGCTGCTGCTGTATCTGCTCTATGGCGTGACAATTTTGGGGGTTCCGATCTTCCTCCCCCTCCCTTTTACACCTTGGAGGACCGTTCGGAAATCTCTCCCGAGTCTGGGATTCCTGATTACCCTTTATCTCCTGACATCAAATCTCACCCTACAACATCTCCATTTCAGTCTTCTGGGAGGGAGTTTGGTACTCCCCCAAAAACCAAATCCGAGGCTACTACTTCCTTTGCTTTGATCAGTGGGCAGAACACTCAACAGGGTTCTCCGATTTCGACTTGGTGGTCACCATCAAAAGCTAGAAGCAGCGAACACGAAGACAAAGGTAAAGGTTCTCCAGTTGAGGGTGTCGTCCAACCTGGTGCTTTAATCACACTTCCACCGCCTCGAGAAGTTGCAAGACCGGAGAAGCATAGGAACTGCGTGCCTGCGGGTAACCTTGACGAGGAAGAATGGGTTACTGTTTATGG atttgCTCCGGGTGATACCAATTTAGTGTTACGGGAGTTTGAAAAATGCGGTGTGATCTTGAAACATGTTCCTGGTCCAAGGGAAGCTAACTGGATGCACATTCTCTATCAG AGTCGAGCTGATGCTCAGAAGGCTCTTAGCAAGAATGGGATGCAAATCAACGGAGTACTAATCATTGGTGTGAAGCTAGTGGATCCAATGCAACGCCAGGCTTTGAACGAAAGAATTAACAATCAGGGATTCATGACCTTACCCCCACCATCATCGACTAGAACCCCAGATTCAAACGCATTAAGAGCCTCTCCTCGCCCCCACTATCTTCAAAATGGCAGCACCAGTGCCCGGCAGTCAGGAGGTGTGATTGCTTCCCCAGCGAAGTCCATGGTATCCAAAATCTTTGATGTTATGTTTGGCATTTAG
- the LOC7470576 gene encoding uncharacterized protein LOC7470576 isoform X1, which yields MANICCSIEMEPRTLREGQLSHARVSKAFDLLQALNVSFFQEVAADVAQKMEPEEASDVFINGLRPVVSIKEMSQIEGNGDRHDHKVVECKEKTAEIIDRPCQCSCIPKDIESPDQLNLKEPLSAPF from the exons ATGGCTAACATTTGTTGCTCTATCGAGATGGAGCCTAGGACCTTACGTGAAGGACAACTCAGCCATGCCAGG GTGTCGAAAGCTTTTGATTTACTACAAGCCCTTAACGTTTCTTTCTTCCAGGAAGTGGCTGCGGATGTAGCTCAAAAGATGGAACCAGAAGAAGCGTCCGATGTATTCATAAAT GGGCTGAGACCGGTTGTTTCAATCAAGGAGATGAGTCAGATTGAGGGAAATGGAGATCGACATGATCACAAAGTTGTAGAGTGCAAAGAGAAGACTGCTGAGATTATTGACAGACCTTGCCAATGCTCATGCATCCCTAAAGACATAGAATCCCCTGATCAATTGAATCTTAAGGAGCCGCTTTCAGCCCcattttga
- the LOC7470576 gene encoding uncharacterized protein LOC7470576 isoform X2, producing MANICCSIEMEPRTLREGQLSHAREVAADVAQKMEPEEASDVFINGLRPVVSIKEMSQIEGNGDRHDHKVVECKEKTAEIIDRPCQCSCIPKDIESPDQLNLKEPLSAPF from the exons ATGGCTAACATTTGTTGCTCTATCGAGATGGAGCCTAGGACCTTACGTGAAGGACAACTCAGCCATGCCAGG GAAGTGGCTGCGGATGTAGCTCAAAAGATGGAACCAGAAGAAGCGTCCGATGTATTCATAAAT GGGCTGAGACCGGTTGTTTCAATCAAGGAGATGAGTCAGATTGAGGGAAATGGAGATCGACATGATCACAAAGTTGTAGAGTGCAAAGAGAAGACTGCTGAGATTATTGACAGACCTTGCCAATGCTCATGCATCCCTAAAGACATAGAATCCCCTGATCAATTGAATCTTAAGGAGCCGCTTTCAGCCCcattttga